Proteins encoded by one window of Manis pentadactyla isolate mManPen7 chromosome X, mManPen7.hap1, whole genome shotgun sequence:
- the LOC118935124 gene encoding olfactory receptor 10A4-like, whose amino-acid sequence MASTEEKNITQISEFILLGFGDLHGLQFLLFGLFLVIYVVTLIGNIVILTVVSADHSLHTPMYFFLGHFSFLEIGYTTTIEPVMLRTLLSAQVPISFPGCACQFYFFASLVATECFFLAVMSYDRYIAICNPLHYSSIMDDWGCLQLASASWMAGFLAPILLMVLIFQLTFCAANEIDHFFCDLKPMMKLACTDTQVAEMTSFICTSLFALGPFLLTLASYTHIISTILRIPSTTGKQKAFSTCSSHLTVVSLYYGTLGIVYGFPSGPQYEALLKLLSLLYTVLTPALNPIIYTLRNKDVKVALRKLMQ is encoded by the coding sequence ATGGCTagcactgaagaaaaaaatataactcAAATTTCAGAATTTATCCTTTTGGGTTTTGGGGATCTCCATggccttcagtttcttctttttggGCTATTTCTGGTTATCTATGTGGTAACTCTCATAGGCAACATTGTAATCCTAACTGTGGTGTCAGCTGATCACTCCCTTCATACCcctatgtatttctttcttggccACTTCTCCTTCCTAGAGATTGGCTACACCACTACCATTGAGCCTGTGATGCTAAGGACATTGCTATCAGCTCAGGTGCCTATTTCCTTCCCAGGCTGTGCttgccagttttatttttttgcttcccTGGTGGCTACAGAATGTTTCTTCCTGGCTGTAATGTCTTATGATCGCTACATAGCCATCTGCAACCCACTGCATTATTCCAGCATCATGGATGACTGGGGTTGCTTACAGCTAGCTAGTGCCTCTTGGATGGCTGGGTTTCTGGCACCCATCCTCCTGATGGTCCTCATTTTTCAGTTAACATTCTGTGCTGCCAATGAGATTGACCACTTCTTCTGTGATTTGAAGCCCATGATGAAACTGGCCTGCACTGATACTCAGGTAGCTGAGATGACCTCTTTTATATGCACTTCTTTATTTGCCCTCGGCCCTTTCCTGCTAACTCTGGCATCTTATACTCACATCATCTCCACCATTCTGAGGATTCCTTCTACTACAGGGAAGCagaaggccttctccacctgttctTCTCATCTGACAGTGGTTAGTCTGTATTATGGGACACTGGGCATTGTCTATGGCTTTCCATCAGGGCCTCAGTATGAAGCCTTATTAAAGTTGCTTTCCCTTCTATATACAGTGCTTACCCCTGCCCTCAATCCTATTATTTACACCCTACGAAACAAGGATGTAAAGGTGGCTCTGAGAAAATTGATGCAATGA
- the LOC118935123 gene encoding olfactory receptor 1020-like, protein MGAGNTSKLSEFFLMGLTDDPQLQHILFALFFLIYAATVVGNLGLLAIIVLSPQLHTPMYFFLSHLSLLDFCFSSVTVPKMLMGFSPGCQTISFSDCVVQTSFFLIFASTEFFLLASMAYDRYVAICNPLLYYIIMSPRLCVQLVAASYAVGLMNMALLTSTTFHLNFCKSHTISHYFCEIPPLLKLSCSDTHALQLLLFACGSFNVSVSLTVVLVSYACVFLAVIRIPSSQGKYKAFSTCVSHLTAVSLYYGTTVFIYLRPSSEYLLGRDKVVSVFYTVVIPMLNPIIYSLRNKDVKEIYQNILKKASQLFSLLMVRFL, encoded by the coding sequence ATGGGAGCAGGCAACACCAGCAAGTTGAGTGAATTCTTCCTCATGGGCCTCACCGATGATCCTCAGCTTCAGCACATCCTCTTTGCCCTCTTCTTCCTCATCTATGCAGCCACAGTGGTGGGAAACCTGGGCCTCCTCGCCATCATTGTACTCAGCCCTCAACTACACActcccatgtatttcttcctcagCCACCTGTCCTTGCTTGACTTCTGTTTTTCTTCAGTCACAGTCCCCAAAATGTTGATGGGGTTTTCCCCAGGTTGCCAAACCATCTCCTTCTCTGATTGTGTGGTCCAGACAAGCTTCTTTTTGATCTTTGCTTCCACTGAGTTCTTCCTCCTGGCttccatggcctatgaccgctatgtggccatctgcaacccTCTGCTCTACTATATCATCATGTCTCCACGGCTCTGTGTGCAGCTAGTGGCTGCCAGCTATGCAGTGGGCCTGATGAACATGGCGCTTCTCACTAGCACAACCTTTCATCTGAACTTCTGTAAGTCCCATACCATCTCTCACTACTTCTGTGAAATCCCTCCTCTTTTAAAACTCTCCTGCTCTGACACCCATGCTctccagcttctcctctttgCCTGTGGTAGCTTTAATGTGTCGGTGTCCCTGACAGTTGTCCTGGTTTCCTATGCATGTGTCTTCTTGGCTGTTATCAGAATCCCTTCTTCCCAGGGCAAATACAAAGCATTCTCCACTTGTGTTTCTCACCTGACCGCTGTCAGCCTGTACTATGGAACTACGGTGTTCATCTACTTGCGCCCATCCTCTGAGTACTTACTAGGCAGAGACAAGGTGGTCTCTGTATTCTACACAGTAGTCATACCCATGCTCAATCCAATTATCTACAGTCTAAGGAACAAAGATGTGAAGGAAATATATCAGAACATTCTCAAGAAGGCCTCACAGTTGTTCTCCCTCCTCATGGTCAGATTTCTATGA